Proteins from one Anopheles nili chromosome 2, idAnoNiliSN_F5_01, whole genome shotgun sequence genomic window:
- the LOC128720803 gene encoding uncharacterized protein LOC128720803 encodes MLAIDCLVGGLLLSSIGVNILALGAFWVTPSLRTTANRFVINLLIVNLVCCIILGPSLLLNAFTAKAPSAARVELFVPSTAVSFSALGGTSETSVDPVAVAATAASQPNRTRIVRCPKNGTLDPTLNCDGSPSSEPEVDGPTSSDETDSTPFIRTSPVHPNLTLTKIRCWGLDLVVALGALSVLLVVGDTWCAITDPLRYHSRISELKAWAFIIASWVLGIAFGIASGFRGDQKYVTLFKNRLTAEELAAIESSHWAADVNRSAAATAVGQPGSVSATEGFIHHLNISEDLYNTIFSYAYFVIVILIPFALVCAMYWRIFSEARESGQRMRQNGSSPLLQSALNLVSAQKQAAAEKQLMIDAHQQPTQGSQIQPLPSIPERPAAEKPSSTDCEGLTMKIDKQIHYEDETITISSIPHHHHHHHHQHQRDSCLKPLLQQSPAPTPTHKPTGNAHTETPAVQLASVLKSPLRQDRNHNSILLPHLPPEGTASGPLPTTDATVDRPAPDRPAGSSGGLGKVRRNQSAGRLVSFCQDEPTADMLPVAGTLRQVHSTPNFRRYSAAEFESLGPHHILSLPAVHVPPKALSYMTSIRHRLSNASSLFKYREESRAARISILVIIMFLVSYLPYGILVLMQGHVDLIIVSDQALLAIFTVVIANLSSPFIFAYRNKRVRRGVRRLLGIDRKTNERLQKLTTSNTHFNNHPTVPQHQQHPQHLHQLSNYGANITLASDGLGSDGDTPEMVPHKSHKVRIAGGDGGLARTGGGSCKYLTPNHAAAVAVANGYIVEFERYPSDELNSLCIQKKSILKRVCDSSRKWGCNFATNSCTSNDEQTEV; translated from the coding sequence ATGTTAGCCATAGACTGTCTGGTCGGCGGTCTGCTGCTCAGCTCGATCGGCGTTAACATCCTGGCGCTGGGTGCGTTCTGGGTGACGCCAAGTCTGCGCACCACCGCCAACCGGTTCGTGATCAACCTGCTGATAGTGAACCTTGTGTGCTGCATCATTCTCGGCCCATCGCTGTTGTTGAATGCGTTCACCGCCAAAGCACCGTCGGCTGCCCGCGTGGAGCTGTTTGTGCCCTCGACGGCGGTGTCCTTCAGTGCCCTTGGTGGCACTTCGGAGACCTCGGTGGATCCGGTGGCTGTAGCCGCGACTGCCGCCAGCCAACCAAATCGCACGAGGATCGTTCGGTGTccaaaaaatggcaccctAGACCCTACGCTGAACTGTGACGGTTCGCCCAGCAGCGAACCGGAAGTGGATGGGCCGACTAGCAGTGACGAAACGGACTCGACGCCCTTCATCCGGACCAGCCCGGTGCATCCGAATCTAACGCTCACGAAGATCCGCTGTTGGGGTCTCGATCTTGTGGTAGCGCTTGGGGCGCTTTCAGTACTGCTGGTGGTCGGAGACACTTGGTGTGCCATCACCGATCCACTCCGGTATCATTCGCGCATCTCCGAGCTGAAGGCGTGGGCTTTCATCATCGCGAGCTGGGTGCTGGGTATCGCGTTTGGTATTGCGTCCGGTTTCCGGGGTGATCAGAAGTACGTGACGCTGTTCAAGAACCGGCTCACGGCGGAAGAGCTAGCCGCCATCGAATCTAGTCACTGGGCCGCAGATGTGAATCGAAGTGCAGCGGCCACAGCGGTGGGTCAACCTGGTTCCGTTTCCGCTACCGAAGGGTTTATCCACCACCTGAACATCTCGGAGGATCTGTACAACACGATCTTCTCGTACGCGTACTTCGTGATCGTGATCCTGATCCCGTTCGCGCTCGTGTGTGCCATGTATTGGCGCATTTTCTCGGAAGCGCGTGAAAGTGGCCAACGGATGCGCCAGAACGGATCTTCCCCGTTGCTCCAGAGTGCGCTTAATCTCGTGTCCGCCCAGAAACAGGCCGCCGCTGAGAAGCAGCTGATGATCGACGCACACCAACAGCCCACGCAAGGATCCCAAATCCAACCGCTCCCGAGCATTCCCGAGCGGCCCGCGGCTGAAAAACCTTCATCGACCGATTGCGAGGGTCTCACGATGAAGATCGACAAGCAGATCCACTACGAGGATGAAACGATCACGATCAGCAGCAtaccgcatcatcatcatcatcatcatcaccagcatcagcGGGATTCGTGTTTGAAACCGCTGCTTCAGCAATCGCCCGCACCAACGCCCACGCACAAACCGACGGGAAACGCGCACACGGAAACGCCCGCAGTTCAGCTGGCGAGTGTGCTGAAGTCACCGCTGCGACAGGATCGCAACCATAACAGTATTCTGCTACCGCACCTGCCACCAGAGGGCACTGCGAGTGGGCCACTTCCGACGACTGACGCGACGGTCGATAGACCTGCACCTGATCGACCTGCAGGATCTAGCGGCGGGCTTGGAAAAGTGCGTCGCAACCAAAGTGCTGGACGTCTCGTTAGCTTTTGCCAGGACGAACCGACGGCCGACATGTTGCCAGTGGCCGGAACGCTACGGCAGGTCCATTCGACACCCAACTTCCGGCGGTACAGTGCGGCTGAGTTTGAGAGCCTTGGACCACACCACATCCTGTCGCTACCGGCTGTACACGTGCCGCCAAAAGCGCTCAGCTACATGACCTCGATCCGGCACCGGCTTTCGAACGCATCCTCGCTGTTCAAATACCGTGAGGAGTCACGAGCCGCTCGGATCAGCATCCTCGTGATCATCATGTTCCTGGTGTCGTACCTACCGTATGGTATCCTTGTGCTAATGCAAGGCCACGTCGATCTGATCATCGTGTCCGATCAAGCACTGCTCGCGATCTTCACCGTCGTGATCGCGAACCTCAGCTCACCGTTCATCTTCGCCTACCGGAACAAGCGCGTCCGGCGTGGCGTCCGTCGGCTTCTCGGCATCGATCGCAAGACGAACGAACGGCTCCAGAAGCTGACCACAAGCAACACGCACTTCAACAACCATCCGACGGTGccgcaacaccagcaacatccGCAACACCTGCACCAGCTCAGCAACTATGGTGCAAACATTACGCTGGCCAGCGACGGGCTCGGTTCGGATGGGGACACGCCCGAGATGGTGCCACACAAATCGCACAAGGTGCGAATTGCGGGCGGTGATGGTGGCCTCGCGCGAACCGGTGGTGGCTCGTGCAAGTATCTCACGCCAAATCACGCGGCGGCCGTGGCCGTGGCGAACGGGTACATAGTCGAGTTCGAGCGGTACCCCTCCGACGAGCTCAATAGTCTCTGCATACAGAAGAAATCGATACTGAAACGGGTCTGTGATAGTTCGCGTAAGTGGGGCTGCAACTTTGCCACCAATTCCTGCACCAGCAACGACGAGCAGACGGAGGTGTAG